The Candidatus Binatia bacterium genome contains a region encoding:
- a CDS encoding chlorite dismutase family protein — protein GVDLYADDPLVFKKLIYEMRFDEASARYGDFGTFWAGLQFSPRELRAFLDGDAIPQLDAAT, from the coding sequence GGGGCGTGGATCTCTACGCCGACGATCCGCTCGTCTTCAAGAAGTTGATCTACGAGATGCGCTTCGACGAAGCGAGCGCGCGCTACGGAGATTTCGGAACATTTTGGGCGGGGCTGCAGTTCTCGCCCCGAGAACTGCGCGCGTTTCTCGACGGAGACGCGATTCCGCAGCTCGACGCCGCGACCTAG